DNA from Variovorax sp. V213:
CTGATCGACAGATGCATCGACAGGTGGAGAAACGGATTCTCCCGGCCGTTCGAGCCGTCGTACACGCGTGCCACCGCCGCATCGGCATCGGCCAGGTCGCCGTGGTATTCGGGGTGCGCATCGATCCATCCCGCGGCAATCGTCTCGAGCGCTTCCATCGGCAAGCCCTGGCGGTGCTTGGCGTACACATCGCAAAAGAAGCGGCGCACGTCTTCCTGGGAGGGGTTGAACATATCTGTTTGAAGAAGAGAAATGGAGGTCGATGTTCCGGTAGCGAGACGTTACATCGTTACGTAACGAAGTGCCAAAAGGCCGCTCCGGAGGCTTTTTTCAACGCCGGCGCGCACGCCCCGTTTTAAATAAATATCTATATGAATCAATAGCTTGCGTCATTGGATGGGCCGATATCGAAGCGCGGTAACGAATCGGCACGCTAGTTGCCCCTGTACACGCATCTTTTGTCACAGAGGCTGTCATGAACGCACCACAAGCACCGACCCCATCGACCGAAGGACTTGCCGCCAGTGGCGTCGCTCCTGTGGTCATCGCTCAAGCCACCAGCACACCGCTGGGCGCACCCATCGTGACCGGCTCGCCGGCGCCTGCCGCCACGACGGCACCTGCCGGCGTGGGCACATTGTCCAATGCTACGCCGGGCGTCGCGGTGATGCGGGACGGTGTCCGCATTCCGGTGGACGGCAACCAGACATTGATCGCGGGCGATCGCGTGATCGTCCCTGAAGGCGGGCAGGCCAACGTTCTCTTTCCCGGCTCGGCCAGCAACAAGGCGCCGCTGGCCGGCGTATTCACCGGCGGCACCGATGCGACCATCGGTTCGACCAAGCTGCCCGGCGGCCTTGAACAGGTGAACGTCGACGTCGCCTCGGGCGACCTGCAAGTGACGCCGCCGGACAGCGATGCCGAGGCGGCCGCACTGGCAGTGACCAAGAAGGTCGCGGCCGGCAGCGGTCTCGGGCTGGGCGAATTCGCGCTCGGCGCATTGGGTGCCGCCGGGCTTGGCGCTGCCCTGGGCGGCGGCGGTGGGGGCGACGGTGGAACGATTCCGTTCCTTCTTGGCAGCGGCGATGACGGAGATGCCGATGCGGATGCTGACGCCGATGCCGACGCTGACGCCGACGCCGACGCCGACGCCGACGCCGACGCCGACGCTGATGCCGATGCCGACGCCGACGCTGATGCCGACGCCGACGCCGACGCCGATGCCGATGCCGATGCCGATGCCGATGCCGATGCCGATGCCGATGCCGATGCCGATGCCGACGCCGACGCCGACGCCGACGCTGATGCCGATGCCGATGCCGATGCCGACGCCGACGCCGACGCCGACGCTGACGCCGACGCCGACGCCGACGCCGACGCTGACGCTGACGCCGACGCCGACGCCGACGCAGACGCAGACGCAGACGCAGACGCCGACGCCGACGCAGACGCCGACGCAGACGCAGACGCAGACGGCGATCACCTGCTCGATCCGGGCGATGCCCTCGCGGGTGGTGTGGTGGGCTCGACCGACGACAACCTGGGCCTCGGTGGTTCGCTCACCCCGGTGCCAGGCGTCATCGACAGCACGACCGACCTGGTCGATGACCTGGTGTCTCCGGTGCTCGGCGAACATTTCACGCGGGACGATCCGAACCAGTTCGATCCGGTGGACGATTTCAGCGAAACCGTGGTCGGCAGTGTCGGGGGCGCCGCAAGCCCGATCGTCGACGCCCTGCTCGGCGAAGGCGCCACCGGAGCGCTGGTCGGCCAAGTCGACCACCTCACGGATGCGCTTCAGAACGGCATCGACAACCTCGTGGGCGACAACGGCATCCTGAGCGGCGTGACCACGGCGCTCGGTGTGGATGGCGTCGTTGATGGCCTCGTCGGCGATGGCGGCCTGGTCGGCGACCTGGTCGAAGGCGTGCTCGGCGAAGACAGCCTCGTCAGCACCCTGATGAGCGAAGACGGCCTGGTCGGCGGGCTCCTCGCCGACGACGGCGCCGTTGGCAACCTCATCGGTGAAGACAGCGCCATCGGCGGACTGCTTGGCAACGTGCTGAGCGACGAAGGCCTCGTCGGCGGCCTGCTGGGCGATGGCGGTGCCCTGGGCGGCCTGCTCGGCGGACCATTGGGCGAAGACGGCCTGCTGGGCGGCTTGCTCAGCAGCGACAGTCCGGTGGGCGGCCTGCTCAGCGGCGACGGCCTGGTCGGTGGCCTGCTTGGCGGAGAAGGCACGGCGGCCGGTTTGCTGGGCAGCGAAGGCCTCACGGGCAGCTTGCTCGGCCAGGACGGCGTGGTGGACAACCTGCTCGGCGCGAATGGCGTGGTGGGTGGCCTGATCGAAGACGGCCCGCTGGGTGGCCTGCTCGGCGGCGAAGACGGCCTGCTAGGTGGTCTGACCGGTGGTGTGCTGGGCGGCGATGGTCTGCTGGGCGGTGTGCTCGGCGACGAAGGCCTCGCCGGCGGCCTGCTCGGCGAAGACGGTTTGCTGGGCAGCGACGGCGCGCTCGGCAGTCTCCTTGCCAGCGATGGCCTCCTCGGCGGCGTTCTCGGCGACGACGGCCTGGTCGACAACCTGCTGGGTGACAGCGGCGTGCTGGGCGGTGTGCTCGGTGGCGACGGCTTGCTTGGCGGCCTGGTCGGTGAAGACGGCGTTGTCGGTAGCCTGCTCGGCGGCGATCTCTTGGGCGGCGACTTGCTTGGCGGTGACCTGCTGGGCGGCGTGCTCGGCGAAGACGGCCTTGTCGGCAACCTGCTCGGCGGCGATCTCCTGGGCGGCGACTTGCTTGGCGGTGACCTGCTGGGCGGCGTGCTCGGCGAAGACGGCCTTGTCGGCAACCTGCTCGGCGGCGATCTCCTGGGCGGTGACTTGCTTGGCGGTGACCTGCTGGGCGGCGTGCTCGGCGAAGACGGCCTCGTTGGCAACCTGCTCGGCGGCGATCTCCTGGGCGGCGACTTGCTTGGCGGTGACCTGCTGGGCGGCGTGCTCGGCGAGGACGGCGTGGCGGGTGGCCTGCTCGGCGGCGATCTTCTCGGTGACGACGGGCTGGTCGGCAGCCTGCTCGGCAGCGACGGCTTGCTCGGCGGCGCCCTGGGGGCAGCAACGCGGTTGCCAACATCCTGGATCCGGTGCTGGACACCGCAGGCACTGTCGGAGAAGTTTTGGAACCCGTGGTCTCCGCCGTGTCCGAGGTGGCCGAGCCGGTGACCGACATCCTGGCTGGCGCGACCCCGACGCTCACTCCGGCGATTGAAACGGTCCACGGCGTGCTCGACACCGTGGCGGAAGCGGCGCCGATCGTGACCGACGTGGTGACCCCGATCACCAGCCTGGTCGATCAAGCCGCAGGGACCGGCAACGTTCTCACGCCCGTGACGAACATCCTGCACGGCCTGCTGGGCTAAGCAACAAAGAGGCAGTAGAGGAGAAGAAGAACGACAGCACCAGGGACAGGCCGGTGTCGGCCTGTCCCTCGAAAGGATTTGGGTATGAACAACAGCAGCAGCTATCGGATATTGACCGTCGTCGCGCTCGCGGCAAGCCTTGCCGCCTGCGGAACGGCGATCAAGAGCGGGCGCGAAGACGCTACCTACTACTACTCGAACAAGGGCACTCCGGTCGCGAAGGTGGAGCCGCCTCCGCCCGCGCCGCCGGTCGAGAACGGCCCGGTCGGCGTGGCGAGGATCGTGTATTTCGACTTCGACAAGTACGACGTCAAGCCGCAGTACCGCAGCGTGGTGGAAGCGCACGCGAACTTTCTCCGGAACCGTCCCGCGAGCAAGGTGATGATCGAAGGCCACACCGATTCGCGCGGCGGCCGCGAATACAACCTCGCGCTGGCCCAGCGCCGAGCCGAGTCCGTGCAGCGTGCGCTCACGCAGCTTGGCGTGCCGGGCGAGCGCATCGAGGCCGTCAGCTGGGGCATGGAAAAACCCGCGTCCCCCGCAACCACCGAGGAGGGCTATCAGCTCAATCGCAGAGCCGAATTCAGCTACCGCTGATCCGGAGAACCGCGATGCCTTCGAGGGGAGCTTCCGGTCCGCCACGTCAAAGCGAGAGCAGATGACGGCCGCGGCCGGGCTTCCGTATTCGATCGGGGCCGAATGATGTCCTTCTCCGACCAGCTCCAGGCCTGCCACGAGCGTCTGGTCTCGGTATGTGCGGCGCTGCCGGCGCCTTATCCGGCCTTCACGCTTTTCTTCTCGGTGAGCGACGGTTCGCAGCGCGCGCACGTGGTGCACGCGCGTGCGGCCGGGTTCGAGGCCGCGTGGCGCGAAGGCGCCGAGGCCGTGGAGCGCCGGGTGCGCGAATACGGCCTGGTCTCGCCATGGCTGCGCATCGATTGGGTCGAGGGCGCAAGCCCGATGGATTGGGCGCAGTTCAAGGCGCAGCTCGCCGCCGTCAAGCGCAACTACTTTCGCCTTGGCCTGGCTTTCGACAAGAGCTTCGAGATCGCGTTCACCGAGCAGGAACTCAACGCCAACGCGATGCTGTGCGGCGACTCGACCATTGCGCATGCGGTGGTCAATGCGCGCAACTTCGAGGTCTACGGCCAGGCGCGCTTCGCACGTGCGCCGCTGCTCGACTTGCCGGCGGACCAGCCGGTCTACCTGCTTGCGACCGCAGGTGTCTTCTGCCAATCGGACGGCGTCGTGCACAAGCTCGTCGGCACGGGGCTCGATGCCGGTCGGCGCCAGGCGCCGGCGCTCAATTCGCAGTCGGTGCTCGAACTCGTGCGCAGCGGCTCGGCTTATCTTGCGCGCCAGGTGCAGGGCGACGGGTTGTTTGCGTACGGCTACTTTCCGTGCTTCGACCGCCGCATTTCCACGTATGACGTGTCGCGCCACGCGGGTGCGCTCCACGCCATGATCGAGGCGTGGGAGCTCACGCGGGACGACAAGCTGCGTGCTGCCATCGACCACGCGCTCGACTATCTCGCGAATTCGCTCATACGCCACTACAGGCTCGCGGACGGCACCCAGCTCGCCTTCCTCATCGACACTGGTGAAGAAATCAGGCTGGGCGGCAATGCCGCCTGCGTGCTCGCGCTGGTGAAGTATTGCGAGACGATGGACACGCGCGACTGGTTGCCGTTGCTGGAGAAATTGGCGCTGGGCATCGCATGGCTGCAGGACGCCGCCACGGGCCGTTTCAACCACGTGCTTCATGCCGCCGACCTGCAGCTGAAGCAGGCCTCGCACGCTGTCTTCCATGACGGCCAGGCGACCGTCGGCCTCATGCGCCTGTACGACCTCACGCGCGATGCCAGATGGCTGGTGGTGGTCGAGAAGGCCTTCGACCATTTCATTGCGAGCCAGCACTGGCAGGCGCACGACCACTGGCTGAGCTGCTGCGTCAACGAACTCACGCGCTGGAGCCCGCAGGAAAAGTACTTTCGCTTCGGCCTGCAGAACGTGGCCGGGTACCTGGACTTCGTGCTCGACCGCAAGACCACCTTTCCCACGCTGCTCGAGCTCATGCTGGCGGCGCAGCAGATGCTCCAGCGGCTCGAGGGCATGCCCGCAATGCGGCACCTGCTCGACGAGCTCGACACGGAGAAGTTCTACCGCGCGCTCGAGTACCGCGCCCACTATCTGCAGAACGGCTTCTTCTGGCCCGAGATGGCGATGTACTTCCGGCGGCCGTCCACCATCGCCGGCGCGTTCTTCATCCGGCATCACGCGTTCCGCGTGCGCATCGACGACGTGGCGCAGTATGTGTCCGGCTTCGTGGCCTATCACCGCTACCTGCTGGAGCGGCGAGCCTTGCCCGGTGCCGGCAGCGTGAAAGACGACGGCGCTCCCTGGACCGCGAGCGAAATGGCGCGCGTGACCAGCGGCGAATGGGTGGTCAGGCCGGACGATGGCTGGCGCGCCGGCGGCGTGGCGCAACGCTCCTTCCTGCGCAAGGGGCGGGTGGTGTTCGAGCACCAGGCACGGCCCGCCAGGGCGCCGCTGGCCGCCGTGGCGCTCAAGGGCGTGTTGCAGCCTGCGGCCGCCGTGCTGTGCGCCGACGCCGCACCGCATCTGGACAAGCGGGTGCCCGTGCTCCAGGTTGCCAACGTGCAGCAGGCCGTGCTGGCATTGGGCGCGCATGCGCGCACCGAGTTCGGCGGGCGTGTCTGCGGCGTGCTGGGCAGTGGCGCCGGCAGCAGCACCGTGGCCGCGATGCTGGCCGAGACCCTGGCGGTGTGGGGCGAAGTCGGCCGGCCCGAGGGCAACGTCAGCCTCCCCTCGGGCCTCGCCTGGAACCTGACCTGCATGCCGCGGCACGCGGCCTATTGGGTGTTGGAGATGGGCTCGCCGCACATCCTCGCGTCGACGCAACTGGTGCGGCCGATGGTGACGGTGGTGACGGGGCTTTCATCCGCTTCGCAGAAACACCGCGGACCCTCGGAGGCCGCCGCGCGCCTGGACAGCCACATCTTCGAAGGCATGGCACCTGGCGACACTGCCGTCTTGAACCGCGACCTTCCCGAGTTCGCGACCTTTGCCGAGGCCGCGATGGCGCAACAGCTCCAGATCGTGACCTATGGCGAGCACAAGGGCGCCGACATGCGGCTGCTCGCGTTCGATCACGGCGAGGTCCAGGCCCTTGTGCTCGGCGAGCCATTCCAGCTTCGCCTCAATGCGCCGGGGCGACACATGGGCGCCAGCGCGGTGGCCGCTCTGGCCGCGTTGCAGGCGATGCGCCTGAAGCTGTCTGCCGCAGTCGAGCCCTTCGCGCGCTTCGAGCCGCCGGGCGGGCGTGGCGCGCTGCACACCATCCACATCGGCGGCGGCAGCTTCAAGCTGATCGACGAGACCTACGACGCCAACCCGAGCTCGATGCGTGCCGCGCTCGAGCTGTTGTCGCAGGCGCCCTGCGAGCCGGCGCGGCGCGTGGCGATTCTTGGTGACATGCAGGAGCTCGGTCCGGCCGCGCAGCGGCATCACCTCGAGCTCGAGCCGGAACTGCTCGCATCGCAGCCTGACCGCGTGCTGCTGTGCGGCCCGCTCATGCGTGCGCTGCACGCGCGCATCCGCACCAAGGTCAGGTCGCACTGGTTCGTCGATGTGTCCGACCTGTCGACCGCGCTCGGGGGCCTGCTGCAGCCGGGCGACTGGGTGCTGGCCAAGAGTTCCGCTGGCGTCGGCCTGTCCCGGCTGGCCCGTGTATTGAAAGCATTGCCATGAAATTGAACGCGCCCCTGCCCCTGTTCTTCGAGCCAAAGGCAGCGCCGCCGGGCCGCTGGTGGCTGGGCTGGCTGCAACTGCTTTGCGCATGGCTGCTTTGCATGCTGCTGTGCGCCAACGTCGCCCTGGTATTGGCCAAGGGATGGCCGCTGGACGAGGCCCGGCCGCAAGCGAAAGCACCGGCCGGTTGTGCGCATGCCGAAGCCATCGCCGAACAAGCCGCGGGCAGTAGCGAGGCATCTGCCGCGAAGCTGCGGCGGGCGCCCCGATGCAGCGGCGCGTAACGTGATATTTTGCCTAGTAACAGTTGGGTAACAGTTGATAATGACGCAGGCGTCATTGCCGAACGGATCGGCCTCTTCCCATGATCAAGTTTCTCTTGCCCAGCCAGCTGGTGGCCGAAATGCCCGAGGAGCCCGGTGCCAGTCCGTACGCGGGTGCGCTGCACACCGCGTTCCGGGCTGCCTATCCGTTGGTGAAGAGCGCGGCATGGCGTTCGCTGCCCATCAGCCTGTTCGGCCTGCTGCCTTCGATTTTTCTGCTGCAGGTCTACGACCGCGTGCTGTCGCGCAGCGGCGTCTCGACGCTGGCCGCGCTGGTGAGCGGCATCCTGTTTTTTCTCTGCATCGAGTTCTGGCTGCGCACGCGGCGCTCGCGCCTGCTGCGCAACGCGGGCGCCATCATCGACCACGGCGTTTCGGGGGCGCTGCTCCATTCGATGCTGAACCGCCCGCTTCGTGCGCTCGAGGCGCGTCCGGCCTCGATCTGGCACCAGTACTTCCGCGACGTGGCCTCGGTGCGCGGCACCGTCACCGGCGGCCTGGCGCAATCGATCTTCGACCTGCCGATGGCGATCTTCGCGCTGGTGGTGATCGGCATCGTGGCCTTGCCCGTGCTGCCGGTGGTGGCGCTGTTCCTTGCCATCATGGCGTTCCTGGCCTGGTGGTGGGCCGACGAGGTGCGCACCGGCCGCGTCGAGGAAGTGCAGCGCGGCCGCGGGCTCGACCGCATGACCTCGGAAATCTGCAACGCGCGCGAAACGCTCAAGACGCAGGCAAACGACGGACCGACCATCGAGATGTGGCGCCAGACCTATAACGCCTGGCTGGGCGAAAGCTTCAGCAAGAACGGCCAGATCGAAAGCGCGCGCGACGGCACCACAGTGCTGCTGACGGTGTTCTCGGTCATCGTGGTGAGCGTGGGCGCTGTGTCGGTCATGGAGCAATGGATGACGGTCGGCGGGCTGGTCGCCTCGAACATGCTGGCGCTCAAGGCACTGCAGCCTGTGGCCGGGCTGGTGTCGAGCTGGCGTTCTCTGGCCGCCGCGAAGGAAGCGGCAAAGCGGCTCGAAAAGGTGCTCTGCGAGCCGGTCGAAAAGCCGCCCTCGGGCATGACGCTGCCGCAACCGCTCGGCCGTGTCACGCTGAAGGACGTGAGCTTCAGCTTCACGGAAGGTGCGCAGAAACCGGTGCTTGAGAACGTCGATCTCGACATCGGGCCGGGCGGCCTTCATGTGATCGTCGGGCGCAACGGCGCCGGCAAGTCGACGCTGGTCAAGCTGCTCTCGGGCCTGTACACGCCCACGCGCGGCGTCATCAGCATCGGCGAATACGATCTTTCGCAGTTCGGGCGCGAAGAGCTCTCGCGCTGGATCAGCTATCTCTCGCAGGAGGTCTACTGGTTTGGCGGGCCGCTGATCGACACCATGCGCCGCACCGCTCCCGGCCAGAGCGACGAGCAGGTGGTGGCGGCCTGCAGGCTTTCGGGCGCGCACGACTTCATCTCGCGGCTGCCCGACGGCTACCGCACCGTGGTCGGCGAGGGCGGCACCGGTTTCTCGGTGGGTGAGCGGCGCAAGCTCGCGCTGGCCATGAGCTTCCTGCGCAAGCCTTCGGTGCTGGTGCTCGACGAGCCAAGCAACGACCTCGACTTCCAGAGCGAACGCACGCTCCTCGCCACGCTGCTTGCGGTGGCCAAGGTGCGCACCGTGGTGGTGGTCACGCACTCGCTGCGCATCGTCTCGGCAGCCACCGTGGTCTATCACGTGACGGGGCAGGGCAATGTCGAACAGGGAACGGCGGCCGTCATGGTGCCGAAGCTGTTCGGGGTCAAGAAGGCCTTGGTGGCCTTGGGCGATTCCGCCGTCAGCGGCGACGATGCCGAGGCGCTGCCGCAGGGCAACGCCGCGAACCGTTCCATGGCTTGAGCCCATCGATTGAAGACAAGAGCAACGGGGACCGCGAATTGAAATCAGACCTGCCGCAGATACTTCAGGACGAAGACCAGAGGCGCGCGGCGCATGCATCGCCCGAGGGCAGGCGCCGCCAGTGGGTGATCGGCGGCGTGGTCGCGGTGCTGGCCGTGGTCGGCCTGGGCTTTCCCATGGAGACCGTGGTGGTGGCGCCCGGCCGCGTGATTCCATCGGACCGCGTCAAGTCGATCCAGCATCTGGAAGGCGGCATTGTCAGCAACGTGCTGGTGAAGGAAGGCGACCGCGTGAAGCAGGGCCAGTCGCTGGTCGAGATCGACCTTGGCGGCAGCGGCCTCAACCTCGAAGAACTCACCGCGCGGCATGCCGC
Protein-coding regions in this window:
- a CDS encoding DUF1841 family protein produces the protein MFNPSQEDVRRFFCDVYAKHRQGLPMEALETIAAGWIDAHPEYHGDLADADAAVARVYDGSNGRENPFLHLSMHLSISEQCSIDQPRGIRQAVELLAARRGSLLDAHHEAMECLGQMMWESQRAGRPPDGDGYVACVQRRATKD
- a CDS encoding OmpA family protein, which gives rise to MNNSSSYRILTVVALAASLAACGTAIKSGREDATYYYSNKGTPVAKVEPPPPAPPVENGPVGVARIVYFDFDKYDVKPQYRSVVEAHANFLRNRPASKVMIEGHTDSRGGREYNLALAQRRAESVQRALTQLGVPGERIEAVSWGMEKPASPATTEEGYQLNRRAEFSYR
- a CDS encoding Mur ligase family protein, with translation MMSFSDQLQACHERLVSVCAALPAPYPAFTLFFSVSDGSQRAHVVHARAAGFEAAWREGAEAVERRVREYGLVSPWLRIDWVEGASPMDWAQFKAQLAAVKRNYFRLGLAFDKSFEIAFTEQELNANAMLCGDSTIAHAVVNARNFEVYGQARFARAPLLDLPADQPVYLLATAGVFCQSDGVVHKLVGTGLDAGRRQAPALNSQSVLELVRSGSAYLARQVQGDGLFAYGYFPCFDRRISTYDVSRHAGALHAMIEAWELTRDDKLRAAIDHALDYLANSLIRHYRLADGTQLAFLIDTGEEIRLGGNAACVLALVKYCETMDTRDWLPLLEKLALGIAWLQDAATGRFNHVLHAADLQLKQASHAVFHDGQATVGLMRLYDLTRDARWLVVVEKAFDHFIASQHWQAHDHWLSCCVNELTRWSPQEKYFRFGLQNVAGYLDFVLDRKTTFPTLLELMLAAQQMLQRLEGMPAMRHLLDELDTEKFYRALEYRAHYLQNGFFWPEMAMYFRRPSTIAGAFFIRHHAFRVRIDDVAQYVSGFVAYHRYLLERRALPGAGSVKDDGAPWTASEMARVTSGEWVVRPDDGWRAGGVAQRSFLRKGRVVFEHQARPARAPLAAVALKGVLQPAAAVLCADAAPHLDKRVPVLQVANVQQAVLALGAHARTEFGGRVCGVLGSGAGSSTVAAMLAETLAVWGEVGRPEGNVSLPSGLAWNLTCMPRHAAYWVLEMGSPHILASTQLVRPMVTVVTGLSSASQKHRGPSEAAARLDSHIFEGMAPGDTAVLNRDLPEFATFAEAAMAQQLQIVTYGEHKGADMRLLAFDHGEVQALVLGEPFQLRLNAPGRHMGASAVAALAALQAMRLKLSAAVEPFARFEPPGGRGALHTIHIGGGSFKLIDETYDANPSSMRAALELLSQAPCEPARRVAILGDMQELGPAAQRHHLELEPELLASQPDRVLLCGPLMRALHARIRTKVRSHWFVDVSDLSTALGGLLQPGDWVLAKSSAGVGLSRLARVLKALP
- a CDS encoding peptidase domain-containing ABC transporter; the protein is MIKFLLPSQLVAEMPEEPGASPYAGALHTAFRAAYPLVKSAAWRSLPISLFGLLPSIFLLQVYDRVLSRSGVSTLAALVSGILFFLCIEFWLRTRRSRLLRNAGAIIDHGVSGALLHSMLNRPLRALEARPASIWHQYFRDVASVRGTVTGGLAQSIFDLPMAIFALVVIGIVALPVLPVVALFLAIMAFLAWWWADEVRTGRVEEVQRGRGLDRMTSEICNARETLKTQANDGPTIEMWRQTYNAWLGESFSKNGQIESARDGTTVLLTVFSVIVVSVGAVSVMEQWMTVGGLVASNMLALKALQPVAGLVSSWRSLAAAKEAAKRLEKVLCEPVEKPPSGMTLPQPLGRVTLKDVSFSFTEGAQKPVLENVDLDIGPGGLHVIVGRNGAGKSTLVKLLSGLYTPTRGVISIGEYDLSQFGREELSRWISYLSQEVYWFGGPLIDTMRRTAPGQSDEQVVAACRLSGAHDFISRLPDGYRTVVGEGGTGFSVGERRKLALAMSFLRKPSVLVLDEPSNDLDFQSERTLLATLLAVAKVRTVVVVTHSLRIVSAATVVYHVTGQGNVEQGTAAVMVPKLFGVKKALVALGDSAVSGDDAEALPQGNAANRSMA